From one Pontibacillus sp. HMF3514 genomic stretch:
- a CDS encoding 5-formyltetrahydrofolate cyclo-ligase, producing MSEKRELRTKGKDILSNLIGTERESKITNIHKALLNTTSYQNAKVIGCTISQEHEIDTKRIIEQAWKDGKTVAVPKCNAKQKELTFRILTSFHELETVYFGLKEPKEEETEVVTKECIDLMLVPGLIFDQRGYRIGYGGGFYDRYLEHFNQTTIALATEEQLIHQVPNDPFDIPVQHLITELGVRY from the coding sequence ATGAGTGAAAAAAGAGAATTAAGAACAAAAGGTAAAGATATTCTCTCCAATTTAATAGGAACAGAACGAGAAAGTAAAATAACAAACATACATAAAGCGCTTCTCAATACAACTAGCTATCAAAATGCAAAGGTTATTGGTTGTACGATTTCTCAAGAGCATGAGATTGATACAAAACGTATTATTGAACAAGCTTGGAAAGATGGGAAGACTGTTGCAGTTCCGAAGTGTAATGCTAAGCAAAAGGAACTTACGTTTCGTATCCTCACTTCATTTCATGAATTAGAAACAGTGTATTTCGGGCTTAAAGAGCCGAAAGAGGAAGAAACAGAGGTCGTAACTAAAGAATGTATTGATCTCATGCTCGTGCCTGGATTAATCTTTGACCAAAGAGGTTATCGAATTGGGTATGGTGGTGGTTTCTATGATCGTTATTTAGAGCACTTTAATCAAACGACCATTGCGCTTGCCACTGAAGAACAGCTGATACATCAAGTGCCAAATGATCCATTTGATATACCCGTCCAACACTTAATTACTGAATTAGGTGTGCGTTACTAA
- the rpmG gene encoding 50S ribosomal protein L33 yields MRVNITLACTETGDRTYITTKNKRKNPERLELMKYSPRLKKHTLHRETK; encoded by the coding sequence ATGCGTGTAAATATTACACTTGCTTGCACTGAAACTGGTGATCGTACCTATATTACAACTAAAAACAAGCGTAAAAACCCAGAACGTTTGGAACTTATGAAATACAGCCCACGCTTGAAAAAGCACACATTGCACCGTGAGACTAAATAA